From a single Parambassis ranga chromosome 2, fParRan2.1, whole genome shotgun sequence genomic region:
- the tmem121b gene encoding transmembrane protein 121B, whose amino-acid sequence MISETGYDNPEADYLRSDGSDCPDSPVSSSSEAGQLSKRRDTQTTSGSIIPEENGSIQPLVSSSVPVACIMTSGEFMQTAPLLAHKSKRSLLYKVLCFLLLIFQGGILDFYLIIFTDLYWCSWIATDLVVISGWGIFFMKNARSKRERACGFHQKSSIFGCNLGEFTYAYLAWLIYVIACTPKVVLILETSILDLIALKVPCGVTGFKIIMLMSAPLLFCLINSIIEDLNGSTRHHSQSCFMGTCMDLLDSFTLVEMLLRNEIPSVYLKYTVISVYFVVLAVPVIWLYELTASELRCRWLWARFSTCLVVNAPLLVVRCFLVYVYKMPVSVFMFKNIFLLVCKSLELVEQCVAVRGVRRLAGGSNPAQFSHCVSENDMCPHGYVNTLAVAQS is encoded by the coding sequence ATGATCTCTGAAACTGGGTACGACAATCCAGAGGCCGATTATCTCCGATCCGACGGCAGCGATTGTCCAGATTCTCCCGTCTCTTCTTCATCGGAAGCCGGGCAGCTGAGCAAGAGGCGGGACACGCAGACCACCAGCGGCAGCATCATCCCGGAGGAAAACGGCAGCATCCAGCCCCTGGTCTCCTCTTCCGTACCCGTCGCCTGCATCATGACATCTGGGGAGTTCATGCAGACCGCTCCCCTACTGGCGCACAAATCCAAAAGAAGCCTGCTGTACAAGGtactctgcttcctcctcctcatctttcaGGGTGGCATTCTGGATTTCTACCTCATCATCTTTACCGACCTGTACTGGTGCTCGTGGATAGCCACGGACCTGGTGGTGATTTCGGGATGGGGGATTTTCTTCATGAAGAACGCGCGGAGTAAGAGAGAGCGGGCCTGCGGCTTCCACCAAAAGAGCTCCATTTTCGGCTGCAACCTCGGGGAGTTCACCTACGCCTACCTGGCCTGGCTCATCTATGTCATCGCCTGCACTCCAAAAGTGGTGCTCATTCTGGAGACCTCCATCCTGGACCTGATCGCGCTCAAAGTCCCGTGCGGAGTGACCGGCTTCAAAATCATCATGCTGATGTCCGCGCCGCTGCTCTTCTGTCTCATCAACTCCATCATCGAGGATTTGAACGGGTCTACGCGGCACcactcccagagctgcttcatGGGCACCTGCATGGACCTGCTGGACAGCTTCACTCTGGTGGAGATGCTGCTGAGGAATGAGATCCCCTCCGTGTACCTGAAGTACACGGTCATCTCGGTGTACTTCGTGGTCCTAGCCGTGCCGGTGATCTGGCTGTATGAGCTGACGGCGTCTGAGCTCCGGTGCAGGTGGCTGTGGGCCCGTTTCTCCACGTGCCTGGTGGTCAACGCGCCGTTGCTGGTGGTCAGGTGTTTCCTGGTGTACGTCTACAAGATGCCGGTGTCGGTGTTCAtgttcaaaaacatttttttgctgGTGTGTAAGTCGCTGGAGTTGGTGGAGCAGTGTGTGGCGGTGCGGGGGGTCCGGAGGCTGGCGGGGGGTAGCAACCCGGCGCAGTTCTCACACTGCGTGTCCGAGAACGACATGTGTCCACACGGATATGTCAACACCCTGGCTGTTGCCCAGTCTTAG
- the mkrn1 gene encoding putative E3 ubiquitin-protein ligase makorin-1 isoform X2, which produces MAEAAAASAALPAVTGGWTKHVTCRYFMHGLCKEGDNCRYSHDLTSSKPAAMICKFFQKGNCVFGDRCRFEHCKPTKNEEQQTSQTLALPSASLAGPSDPELSRPTPGPGAQDWVNAAEFVPGQPYCGRAEPVKTECSVPLIEEFDSDAPLDSKELRKQLCPYAAVGECRYGINCAYLHGDVCDMCGLQVLHPTDNNQRSEHTKACIEAHEKDMEISFAIQRSKDMMCGVCMEVVFEKANPSERRFGILSNCSHCYCLKCIRKWRSAKQFESKIIKSCPECRITSNFVIPSEYWVEDKDDKQKLIQKYKDGMGTKPCRYFDEGRGTCPFGSNCFYKHAFPDGRLEEAQPQRRQTGSNSRNRSSRRTPLWDIFDERESTDSFDNEDEEMVTFELSEMLLMLLAAGTDDEVTDSEDEWDLFHEELDDFYEIYL; this is translated from the exons ATGGCGGAGGCAGCGGCAGCGTCAGCGGCTCTTCCAGCAGTAACGGGAGGTTGGACCAAACACGTAACTTGCAG ATACTTCATGCATGGTCTTTGCAAAGAAGGTGATAACTGTCGATATTCCCATGATCTGACCAGCAGTAAACCGGCAGCCATGATTTGCAAGTTCTTTCAGAAGGGAAACTGTGTGTTTGGGGACCGTTGCAG GTTTGAACACTGTAAACCAACAAAAAACGAAGAGCAGCAAACCTCCCAGACGCTGGCGCTGCCCTCTGCCTCGCTGGCCGGTCCATCAGACCCTGAACTCAGCAGGCCTACACCTGGACCAGGGGCACAAGACTGGGTCAAcgctgctgagtttgttccagGCCAGCCATACTGTGGACGGG CTGAACCGGTGAAGACAGAGTGCTCCGTCCCTCTCATTGAGGAGTTTGACAGTGATGCACCGCTGGACAGCAAAGAGTTAAGGAAGCAGCTCTGTCCATATGCTGCTGTTGGAGAGTGCCGATACGGAATCAACTGTGCctatctccatggtgatgtgtgCGACATGTGCGGCCTCCAGGTGCTCCACCCCACTGACAACAACCAGCGCTCAGAACACACAAAG gCATGCATTGAAGCACACGAGAAAGACATGGAGATTTCATTCGCCATCCAACGCAGCAAGGACATGATGTGTGGCGTTTGTATGGAGGTGGTGTTTGAGAAGGCCAATCCAAGCGAACGCCGTTTTGGCATCCTCTCCAACTGCAGCCACTGCTACTGTCTAAAATGCATTCGTAAGTGGAGGAGTGCCAAGCAGTTTGAGAGCAAAATCATCAA GTCATGTCCAGAGTGTCGAATCACATCCAACTTTGTCATCCCAAGCGAGTACTGGGTGGAAGATAAGGATGACAAGCAGAAGCTAATCCAGAAGTACAAGGACGGCATGGG GACTAAACCATGTCGGTATTTTGACGAGGGGCGCGGAACATGCCCTTTTGGCTCAAACTGCTTCTACAAACACGCCTTTCCAGATGGACGGCTGGAGGAAGCCCAACCGCAACGAAGACAGACCGGATCCAACAGCAGGAACCGG AGCTCAAGGCGGACGCCGCTGTGGGACATCTTTGACGAGCGGGAAAGCACTGACTCCTTCGACAATGAGGACGAGGAGATGGTGACGTTTGAGCTGAGCGAGATGCTCCTCATGCTGCTCGCTGCAGGAACCGACGACGAGGTGACAGATTCGGAGGATGAATGGGACTTGTTTCACGAGGAGCTGGACGATTTCTATGAGATTTACCTATAG
- the mkrn1 gene encoding putative E3 ubiquitin-protein ligase makorin-1 isoform X1, which yields MAEAAAASAALPAVTGGWTKHVTCRYFMHGLCKEGDNCRYSHDLTSSKPAAMICKFFQKGNCVFGDRCRFEHCKPTKNEEQQTSQTLALPSASLAGPSDPELSRPTPGPGAQDWVNAAEFVPGQPYCGRAEPVKTECSVPLIEEFDSDAPLDSKELRKQLCPYAAVGECRYGINCAYLHGDVCDMCGLQVLHPTDNNQRSEHTKACIEAHEKDMEISFAIQRSKDMMCGVCMEVVFEKANPSERRFGILSNCSHCYCLKCIRKWRSAKQFESKIIKSCPECRITSNFVIPSEYWVEDKDDKQKLIQKYKDGMGTKPCRYFDEGRGTCPFGSNCFYKHAFPDGRLEEAQPQRRQTGSNSRNRQSSRRTPLWDIFDERESTDSFDNEDEEMVTFELSEMLLMLLAAGTDDEVTDSEDEWDLFHEELDDFYEIYL from the exons ATGGCGGAGGCAGCGGCAGCGTCAGCGGCTCTTCCAGCAGTAACGGGAGGTTGGACCAAACACGTAACTTGCAG ATACTTCATGCATGGTCTTTGCAAAGAAGGTGATAACTGTCGATATTCCCATGATCTGACCAGCAGTAAACCGGCAGCCATGATTTGCAAGTTCTTTCAGAAGGGAAACTGTGTGTTTGGGGACCGTTGCAG GTTTGAACACTGTAAACCAACAAAAAACGAAGAGCAGCAAACCTCCCAGACGCTGGCGCTGCCCTCTGCCTCGCTGGCCGGTCCATCAGACCCTGAACTCAGCAGGCCTACACCTGGACCAGGGGCACAAGACTGGGTCAAcgctgctgagtttgttccagGCCAGCCATACTGTGGACGGG CTGAACCGGTGAAGACAGAGTGCTCCGTCCCTCTCATTGAGGAGTTTGACAGTGATGCACCGCTGGACAGCAAAGAGTTAAGGAAGCAGCTCTGTCCATATGCTGCTGTTGGAGAGTGCCGATACGGAATCAACTGTGCctatctccatggtgatgtgtgCGACATGTGCGGCCTCCAGGTGCTCCACCCCACTGACAACAACCAGCGCTCAGAACACACAAAG gCATGCATTGAAGCACACGAGAAAGACATGGAGATTTCATTCGCCATCCAACGCAGCAAGGACATGATGTGTGGCGTTTGTATGGAGGTGGTGTTTGAGAAGGCCAATCCAAGCGAACGCCGTTTTGGCATCCTCTCCAACTGCAGCCACTGCTACTGTCTAAAATGCATTCGTAAGTGGAGGAGTGCCAAGCAGTTTGAGAGCAAAATCATCAA GTCATGTCCAGAGTGTCGAATCACATCCAACTTTGTCATCCCAAGCGAGTACTGGGTGGAAGATAAGGATGACAAGCAGAAGCTAATCCAGAAGTACAAGGACGGCATGGG GACTAAACCATGTCGGTATTTTGACGAGGGGCGCGGAACATGCCCTTTTGGCTCAAACTGCTTCTACAAACACGCCTTTCCAGATGGACGGCTGGAGGAAGCCCAACCGCAACGAAGACAGACCGGATCCAACAGCAGGAACCGG CAGAGCTCAAGGCGGACGCCGCTGTGGGACATCTTTGACGAGCGGGAAAGCACTGACTCCTTCGACAATGAGGACGAGGAGATGGTGACGTTTGAGCTGAGCGAGATGCTCCTCATGCTGCTCGCTGCAGGAACCGACGACGAGGTGACAGATTCGGAGGATGAATGGGACTTGTTTCACGAGGAGCTGGACGATTTCTATGAGATTTACCTATAG
- the LOC114447634 gene encoding toll-like receptor 1 isoform X1 codes for MAAQSFRMSEILLIGTFVVTSLIRFDCAAVKVDSDGLKLCVTSRRGMKDLSYQNLTNVPSDLSNDTQYLDLSYNFIRRLNPAPFSNLSQLCFLKVTHCGLQDISPAVFSHTVALKVLNISNNDLPFIPDLSLKHLKILDLANNLYTSYQLPKSFQNLTDLDILLLGSPSALSVKFNDFDPLANISLQHLVLGSGIHWKNYDSGSLAKIKSLQKMSLLASFCGTFEMFEDLLVDLNATQVKSLRFVTVFPDSCRVRSDPFRNLRTMPFIMNLTIENTWINSSFMEVFLKNVWISPLHDIAFVNITYNEDTPDGFQFHTINHTINLNSMTFNGINHYQYKYPKINMSFEAISNLTYLKFSGTGMNILPCRVISALPSLETLDLTDNLLTESGFWWFQCQPTSVFPKLRQLSLSNNRFKSLSFISIKMHEMKTLESLDLSFNSISLDGYCSWPAQLKELNIGNNYLGNSVFQYLSSNFERIDLSKTGITAVTQKDLSQFPKLTHLQLTSNSIQVIPSDLTVPTLQSLYVDQNTITSISREAMAGMPRLQTLKAGSNPFVCSCDSDWFVTTFNKSLLLDWPLDYTCNTPPSLAGLPLSDYKTSELLCEAWLQVAVALPVMTAICTVMGLVFLKCDGVWYTKMLWVWIRMKRRGKKRSNMLKNVSFNYHAFISYSHQDSDWVDSQLVLSLEGAGFSLCVHERDFVPGEWIIDNIINCVESSYKTLFVLSKHFVQSEWCNYELFFAQHRAVSVQRDSLVFILLEPIPTDSLPKKFLKLRSLLREQTYLEWPRDERKQQVFWASLKSMLHMADKSVILKDVALAISDTVPLLTDQV; via the exons ATGGCTGCACAAAG TTTCAGGATGAGTGAGATCTTGTTGATTGGAACTTTTGTCGTCACGTCCCTGATAAGATTTGACTGTGCAGCTGTAAAAGTAGACTCCGATGGACTGAAACTGTGTGTTACATCCAGACGAGGAATGAAAGACCTCTCCTATCAGAATCTTACAAATGTTCCCTCAGACCTCTCCAACGACACACAGTACCTGGACCTTTCTTACAACTTCATCCGAAGACTGAACCCAGCTCCGTTTTCCAACCTGTCGCAGCTCTGTTTCCTGAAGGTAACTCACTGTGGCCTACAAGATATTTCACCAGCTGTATTCAGTCACACAGTGGCACTCAAAGTTCTCAATATATCAAACAATGACTTGCCTTTCATTCCTGATCTGTCACTAAAGCATCTAAAAATTCTGGATTTGGCTAACAATCTGTACACCAGCTACCAATTACCAAAATCATTTCAGAACTTAACAGACCTGGATATATTACTATTAGGAAGCCCATCCGCTCTGTCAGTTAAATTTAATGACTTTGACCCACTGGCAAACATTTCTCTGCAGCATCTGGTTTTGGGATCAGGAATACACTGGAAGAACTACGATTCTGGTTCTCTGGCAAAAATAAAGTCTCTCCAAAAAATGTCCCTTCTTGCATCTTTCTGTGGAACTTTTGAAATGTTTGAGGACCTCCTTGTGGATTTAAATGCGACACAAGTCAAATCATTGAGATTTGTCACTGTGTTTCCGGACAGTTGCCGGGTGAGAAGTGACCCCTTTAGGAACCTGAGAACAATGCCCTTTATAATGAACCTGACCATAGAAAACACTTGGATAAACAGCTCCTTCATGGAGGTGTTTCTGAAGAATGTGTGGATCTCCCCGCTCCACGACATCGCATTTGTCAATATTACTTACAATGAAGACACTCCGGATGGGTTTCAGTTTCACACCATCAATCACACCATCAATCTTAACTCCATGACCTTCAACGGCATCAATCACTATCAGTACAAATATCCCAAAATTAACATGAGCTTTGAAGCAATCTCTAACTTGACCTATTTAAAGTTTTCTGGGACCGGGATGAACATTTTACCCTGCAGAGTCATATCTGCCCTGCCGTCACTGGAAACTCTTGACCTGACAGACAATCTTTTAACAGAGTCAGGCTTTTGGTGGTTTCAGTGCCAGCCCACCTCAGTGTTCCCAAAACTGCGTCAGCTGTCTTTAAGTAACAACCGCTTCAAAAGCCTTTCCTTCATCTCAATCAAGATGCATGAGATGAAGACACTGGAATCACTGGACCTCAGCTTCAACTCCATCTCTTTAGATGGATACTGCTCTTGGCCTGCTCAGCTGAAAGAACTAAACATCGGAAACAACTACTTGGGAAACAGTGTCTTCCAATATCTGTCATCAAACTTTGAAAGGATCGATCTGTCAAAAACAGGAATAACAGCTGTAACACAAAAGGATCTGTCTCAATTTCCCAAGTTAACACACCTGCAACTCACTTCCAACAGCATCCAGGTGATCCCCTCGGATCTCACTGTGCCCACTCTGCAGAGTCTCTATGTGGATCAGAACACCATCACGTCTATATCCAGGGAGGCTATGGCAGGAATGCCTAGGCTTCAGACCCTTAAAGCTGGAAGCAATCCCTTTGTCTGTTCATGTGACTCTGACTGGTTCGTCACTACTTTCAACAAATCATTGCTCCTGGACTGGCCGTTAGACTACACATGTAACACACCACCATCACTGGCAGGCCTCCCACTGTCAGATTACAAAACCAGTGAACTGTTATGTGAGGCGTGGCTTCAAGTTGCGGTGGCTTTGCCTGTGATGACAGCTATATGTACAGTCATGGGGCTGGTTTTCCTTAAATGTGACGGAGTCTGGTACACAAAGATGTTATGGGTCTGGatcaggatgaagaggagaggcaAGAAACGTTCCAACATGCTGAAAAATGTCTCATTTAACTATCACGCCTTCATCTCCTACAGTCATCAGGACTCTGATTGGGTGGACAGTCAGCTGGTACTCTCACTGGAAGGTGCTGGATTTTCACTTTGTGTTCACGAGCGAGATTTTGTCCCCGGTGAGTGGATTATAGACAACATTATCAACTGTGTGGAGTCCAGCTACAAGACACTGTTTGTCCTCTCCAAACACTTTGTGCAGAGTGAATGGTGTAACTACGAGCTCTTCTTCGCCCAGCACAGAGCTGTCAGTGTGCAGCGGGACTCTTTAGTCTTCATATTGTTGGAGCCCATTCCAACAGACTCTCTTCCTAAGAAGTTCTTAAAACTCAGAAGTCTGCTGAGGGAGCAGACATATCTCGAGTGGCCAAGGGATGAACGGAAGCAGCAGGTTTTCTGGGCGAGTCTCAAATCCATGCTGCACATGGCAGACAAATCTGTCATTCTCAAGGATGTGGCATTAGCCATTTCAGATACTGTGCCTTTGCTTACAGATCAAGTGTAA
- the LOC114447634 gene encoding toll-like receptor 1 isoform X2, with product MSEILLIGTFVVTSLIRFDCAAVKVDSDGLKLCVTSRRGMKDLSYQNLTNVPSDLSNDTQYLDLSYNFIRRLNPAPFSNLSQLCFLKVTHCGLQDISPAVFSHTVALKVLNISNNDLPFIPDLSLKHLKILDLANNLYTSYQLPKSFQNLTDLDILLLGSPSALSVKFNDFDPLANISLQHLVLGSGIHWKNYDSGSLAKIKSLQKMSLLASFCGTFEMFEDLLVDLNATQVKSLRFVTVFPDSCRVRSDPFRNLRTMPFIMNLTIENTWINSSFMEVFLKNVWISPLHDIAFVNITYNEDTPDGFQFHTINHTINLNSMTFNGINHYQYKYPKINMSFEAISNLTYLKFSGTGMNILPCRVISALPSLETLDLTDNLLTESGFWWFQCQPTSVFPKLRQLSLSNNRFKSLSFISIKMHEMKTLESLDLSFNSISLDGYCSWPAQLKELNIGNNYLGNSVFQYLSSNFERIDLSKTGITAVTQKDLSQFPKLTHLQLTSNSIQVIPSDLTVPTLQSLYVDQNTITSISREAMAGMPRLQTLKAGSNPFVCSCDSDWFVTTFNKSLLLDWPLDYTCNTPPSLAGLPLSDYKTSELLCEAWLQVAVALPVMTAICTVMGLVFLKCDGVWYTKMLWVWIRMKRRGKKRSNMLKNVSFNYHAFISYSHQDSDWVDSQLVLSLEGAGFSLCVHERDFVPGEWIIDNIINCVESSYKTLFVLSKHFVQSEWCNYELFFAQHRAVSVQRDSLVFILLEPIPTDSLPKKFLKLRSLLREQTYLEWPRDERKQQVFWASLKSMLHMADKSVILKDVALAISDTVPLLTDQV from the coding sequence ATGAGTGAGATCTTGTTGATTGGAACTTTTGTCGTCACGTCCCTGATAAGATTTGACTGTGCAGCTGTAAAAGTAGACTCCGATGGACTGAAACTGTGTGTTACATCCAGACGAGGAATGAAAGACCTCTCCTATCAGAATCTTACAAATGTTCCCTCAGACCTCTCCAACGACACACAGTACCTGGACCTTTCTTACAACTTCATCCGAAGACTGAACCCAGCTCCGTTTTCCAACCTGTCGCAGCTCTGTTTCCTGAAGGTAACTCACTGTGGCCTACAAGATATTTCACCAGCTGTATTCAGTCACACAGTGGCACTCAAAGTTCTCAATATATCAAACAATGACTTGCCTTTCATTCCTGATCTGTCACTAAAGCATCTAAAAATTCTGGATTTGGCTAACAATCTGTACACCAGCTACCAATTACCAAAATCATTTCAGAACTTAACAGACCTGGATATATTACTATTAGGAAGCCCATCCGCTCTGTCAGTTAAATTTAATGACTTTGACCCACTGGCAAACATTTCTCTGCAGCATCTGGTTTTGGGATCAGGAATACACTGGAAGAACTACGATTCTGGTTCTCTGGCAAAAATAAAGTCTCTCCAAAAAATGTCCCTTCTTGCATCTTTCTGTGGAACTTTTGAAATGTTTGAGGACCTCCTTGTGGATTTAAATGCGACACAAGTCAAATCATTGAGATTTGTCACTGTGTTTCCGGACAGTTGCCGGGTGAGAAGTGACCCCTTTAGGAACCTGAGAACAATGCCCTTTATAATGAACCTGACCATAGAAAACACTTGGATAAACAGCTCCTTCATGGAGGTGTTTCTGAAGAATGTGTGGATCTCCCCGCTCCACGACATCGCATTTGTCAATATTACTTACAATGAAGACACTCCGGATGGGTTTCAGTTTCACACCATCAATCACACCATCAATCTTAACTCCATGACCTTCAACGGCATCAATCACTATCAGTACAAATATCCCAAAATTAACATGAGCTTTGAAGCAATCTCTAACTTGACCTATTTAAAGTTTTCTGGGACCGGGATGAACATTTTACCCTGCAGAGTCATATCTGCCCTGCCGTCACTGGAAACTCTTGACCTGACAGACAATCTTTTAACAGAGTCAGGCTTTTGGTGGTTTCAGTGCCAGCCCACCTCAGTGTTCCCAAAACTGCGTCAGCTGTCTTTAAGTAACAACCGCTTCAAAAGCCTTTCCTTCATCTCAATCAAGATGCATGAGATGAAGACACTGGAATCACTGGACCTCAGCTTCAACTCCATCTCTTTAGATGGATACTGCTCTTGGCCTGCTCAGCTGAAAGAACTAAACATCGGAAACAACTACTTGGGAAACAGTGTCTTCCAATATCTGTCATCAAACTTTGAAAGGATCGATCTGTCAAAAACAGGAATAACAGCTGTAACACAAAAGGATCTGTCTCAATTTCCCAAGTTAACACACCTGCAACTCACTTCCAACAGCATCCAGGTGATCCCCTCGGATCTCACTGTGCCCACTCTGCAGAGTCTCTATGTGGATCAGAACACCATCACGTCTATATCCAGGGAGGCTATGGCAGGAATGCCTAGGCTTCAGACCCTTAAAGCTGGAAGCAATCCCTTTGTCTGTTCATGTGACTCTGACTGGTTCGTCACTACTTTCAACAAATCATTGCTCCTGGACTGGCCGTTAGACTACACATGTAACACACCACCATCACTGGCAGGCCTCCCACTGTCAGATTACAAAACCAGTGAACTGTTATGTGAGGCGTGGCTTCAAGTTGCGGTGGCTTTGCCTGTGATGACAGCTATATGTACAGTCATGGGGCTGGTTTTCCTTAAATGTGACGGAGTCTGGTACACAAAGATGTTATGGGTCTGGatcaggatgaagaggagaggcaAGAAACGTTCCAACATGCTGAAAAATGTCTCATTTAACTATCACGCCTTCATCTCCTACAGTCATCAGGACTCTGATTGGGTGGACAGTCAGCTGGTACTCTCACTGGAAGGTGCTGGATTTTCACTTTGTGTTCACGAGCGAGATTTTGTCCCCGGTGAGTGGATTATAGACAACATTATCAACTGTGTGGAGTCCAGCTACAAGACACTGTTTGTCCTCTCCAAACACTTTGTGCAGAGTGAATGGTGTAACTACGAGCTCTTCTTCGCCCAGCACAGAGCTGTCAGTGTGCAGCGGGACTCTTTAGTCTTCATATTGTTGGAGCCCATTCCAACAGACTCTCTTCCTAAGAAGTTCTTAAAACTCAGAAGTCTGCTGAGGGAGCAGACATATCTCGAGTGGCCAAGGGATGAACGGAAGCAGCAGGTTTTCTGGGCGAGTCTCAAATCCATGCTGCACATGGCAGACAAATCTGTCATTCTCAAGGATGTGGCATTAGCCATTTCAGATACTGTGCCTTTGCTTACAGATCAAGTGTAA